A region of the Candidatus Uhrbacteria bacterium genome:
GACCAAAAGAAATTCTCCGTGCATCCAATAATTGGCGAGCGGTTTTCCATAAGCGGCTTCCGATTGCGCGATTTCATTTTCATGATGAACAGCGATGTGATCGACGCCGCCGCAGTGAATGTCAAAGGGTTGACCGAGTAAATCCTCGGCCATCGCGGAACACTCGATATGCCAGCCCGGGAAACCACGGCCCCAAGGGGAATTCCATTCCATTTGGCGGACGGAATCGGCGGGAGAAAATTTCCAGAGAGCAAAATCTGTCGGGTGTTTTTTCTCGCGATTGAGCTCGATGCGTACGCCGGACTGTTTATCGCCGATTCTTTGGCCGGAAAGCTTGCCGTAGCCGTCGAATTTGGTGGTATCAAAATAAATACCGTCGCTAATGCGATAGGTGTAGCCTTTGTCTTCCAATTTTTCTACGAGCGCGATTTGTTCCTTAATGTAATCCGTTGCATGCGGGCGATCTTTGCCTGTAGGAGCCATGACGTTCAAGCGAGACAAGTCTTTGTCGAATAGCTTCTCGTATTGCTTGGCGATTTCCCATGCGTCTCTCCCCTGCTTGGCTGCTTCTTTCTCGACTTTATCGTCTCCGGTGTCGCCATCACCAACCAAATGGCCGACATCGGTGATGTTCATGACGTGATGAACTTTGTAGCCAAGCAGAATCAAGGTGCGCTTCAAGATGTCCTCAAATACATAGGTACGGAGGTTGCCGATGGTCGCTGGGTTGTAGACAGTTGGGCCACAAGTATAGAGGCCGACGTTCTTGCCCTTGATAGGTTTGAACTCTTCCAAAGCCCGATGCAGCGTATTCCAGAGCGTGAGCATGCCCAAAAGAGTAGCGGAAACAGGCTATTTTGTCACTAACGGACAATAAGTTCGCCAACATGAGGACGGAACTGTTTAGCCAACATCTCTAAATGCGACGGATCTGGAGCCGCATACTCGCCAAAGAGCGGATCTAACGTAATCGCCGGCCGATAGGCT
Encoded here:
- a CDS encoding cysteine--tRNA ligase, with product MLTLWNTLHRALEEFKPIKGKNVGLYTCGPTVYNPATIGNLRTYVFEDILKRTLILLGYKVHHVMNITDVGHLVGDGDTGDDKVEKEAAKQGRDAWEIAKQYEKLFDKDLSRLNVMAPTGKDRPHATDYIKEQIALVEKLEDKGYTYRISDGIYFDTTKFDGYGKLSGQRIGDKQSGVRIELNREKKHPTDFALWKFSPADSVRQMEWNSPWGRGFPGWHIECSAMAEDLLGQPFDIHCGGVDHIAVHHENEIAQSEAAYGKPLANYWMHGEFLLVDGGRMGKSEGNAYLLDDLITKGFDPLAYRFYCLGAHYRSKLNFTWEGMEGAQNALRKLQAETRRLPSAKAATKGEWLEKFTKALSDDLNTSEALAVVWEMLKSKADDKEKASNLLAMDEVLGLGLADIIGKPVKAPANIVAIAEERQLARQSKDWSKSDELRDAIKVKGWIVEDGKDGGYDLLPS